The sequence CCGTCCAGCCTGCCGTCATCAGAATCACCTTCCTCACGTTCACCATCATAATTCAACTCGACCTGAATGTACCATTGATCCTTCTGGCGAGTCGTCCATGACAGTTCCACCCCTTCCCAAGAGAAAAGATGGTTTCCCTTTCTCCATTGGATAGCCCCGGCCGGATCCAGTTCAAACTCATATTCGTCCGAACCGGCGTAGGCGGTTTCGTATTCAACCCCCAAGCCAAGAGCAACTCCCCAGCCAGAGCCTCGGGTGAAGTCCGGGGTAAATGGCAGGGGAAACAGGGGTGTCTCGTCCTCAGCGTGAGCCGCTGTTAGAGTGAGGACGCTCATCGCCGTTACAATAGCTGCTATCAGTTTGAGTTTTTTCATTGGCCTCTCCCTTCTCCGCTTGTATGGCCCTATAGATTTCCTCATCATATCGTAAAATTCGGCAGCCGCGTTGATACCTTACAAAGAACAATCGGGACACTCCCCGGTTTTTACTAACGGGACACGATAGACGGAAACAGAAGAGGCCGGCCCCGATGGGGCCGGCCTCTCTTGCTGGGAAGGGGTGGACGGTTCGTTTATTCGCCGCCGGAGCCTGGAGGCTGGCGGGGGATGCGAACGGTGAAGGTCGCCCCCTCCCCGGGACTGCTCTCCACGGCGATCCGCCCCCCGAGAGCCTGAACGATCCCGTAGGAGACGGAGAGGCCAAGGCCGGTCCCCTCGTCCTTGGTGGTGAAGAAGGGGTTGAAGATCTTCTCGCGGGTCGCCGCGTCCATCCCCGGGCCGGTGTCGGCGACGGCCAGGACGACCTCCCGCTCGTCGAACCGCGAGCGGACGGTCAGCCTCCCCTCCCCGTCCATCGCCTGCAGCCCGTTGACCACGATGTTGGTCAGCACCTGGCGCAGCCGCGGCCCGTCGCTGGAGATGGGGGGCAGCTCTAGGTCGAGCTCCTCGATCACCTCGACACGGCCGAGCTCGACCTGGTGGCTGACCTGGGAGAGGATCTCGGCGAGCAGGCCGTTGAGCTCGACGGTGTCGAACCGGAACGACTGCTCGCGGGCGAAGGTCAGCATGTTCTGGGTGATCAGGGAGATCCTCTCGGTCTGCTTGAGGATCTCGTCGGCCTCTTCCCGCCCGGAGGCGCCGGGGGGCAGCTCCATCTGCAGGATCTCGACGTTGCCGCGGATGATGGCGGCGGGGTTGTTGATCTCGTGGGCGACCCCGGCGGCCAGCGAGCCGATGGCGGCAAGCTTTTCGCTGCGCAGCAGCTCCTGCTGGGCTGCGATGAGCTCGAGGCTCTTCTCCTCGAGCTGACGGGTGCGGACGGCCACCTCCCCTTCCAGTTCGCGGTTGAGGCGGTTGAGGTCGTTCTCCCGCTCCTTGAGGGCGGTAGCCATCCGGTTAAAGGTGCCGGTCAGGTGGCCGATCTCGTCGCGCGTGGTCGCCTCGATCTCGAGGTCGCGCTTGCCGGCGGCCACCTGCAGGGCCATGGCGTTGAGCTTGAGGACCGGGCGGCACAGCGCCTTGGAGATGACGCGGGCCAGCAGGTAGCCGAGACCGCAGCCGAGCAGGAGCAGGCCGAGGAGGGTCAGGGCCGAGCGGGTCTTGAGGGCGTTGAAGGGCTCCTCGAGCAGGCCGACGTAAAGGGCGCCGATGGCTGCGCCGGAGGCGTCGAGGATCGGTTCGTAGGCGGTCAGGTACCACCGGTCGACGACCCGGGCCCGATCGATCCAGGTCTCCCGGCGCTCGAGGACGGCCCGGGCGACCTCGGCCGAGACGCGGGTGCCGATCGCCCGCTCGCCGCCGCTCAGTCGGATGGTGGTGGCCGCCCGCAGATCCCCCAGGAAGATGGTGGCGCTGCCGGTCCCGGTCCCGGGTCCGGTGTTCGCCAGGGACGTGGGGCCGTAGACGATCTCCTCGATCCGGTCGACCAGGGGCAGGTTGCCGTTGAGCAGGATGCCGCCGTAGAGGCAGCCGGCGACACGGCCGTCGGGGCCGGCGACGGGACTGGCGCCGACCAGCAGCAGGCCGCGCTCTTCGAGCACGGCCGGGCTGCCGCCGGCCCTCGCCGGGGCGTGGATGGCGGCGCGCCGGACCAGCTCCTCGCCCCCGAGGGCGAGCTGGGGAGGGCCGAGCAGGGCCGCCCCGGCGTAGTGCTCGCCGGCCAGCACCCGCCCCACGAAGGCCGGGGGCGCAAGGGGCGCCCCGGCGGATGCGGGCAGCAGGGCGCGGCCGGCGGCGTCGACGAGGACGAGGAGATCGAGGCCCTCGCGACGGCGCACGGCGTCGAGTTCCTCTCCCAGGTGGTCCAGCTCCCCGAAGGCGAGGTGGACGGCCAGGTCGGGGACGTTGGCGGTGAGCCGGACGATGTCGGCGACCCGCGCCTCTTCGTTCTGGAGCAGCGCCCGGGCGGCGCCCAGGTCGGTGCGCACCTTGTTCTGGGCCTCGTCGACGATCCAGCCGTTGATGAGGTGGTATGCGCCGAAGGCCACCAGCAGCAGGATACTGGCCAGCGGCACCACCGCCGCCAGGGTCAACTTGCCCCGGATGGAGAGGGGGGGGAGGCGGAGGAAGGTCATTCGGCGGGCTCCCCGTCGTCGGGGCGCAGGCCGAACTCCTTGATCTTGCGGTCGAGGGTCTTGCGGGTGATGCCGAGCAGCTCGGCGGTGCGGCTCTTGTGCCAGCGGGTCTGCCGAAGGCCGCGGATCACCTGGATGCGCTCGGCCGCCCGCAGGCTCATCACCGGGCCGCTTTCGGTGCCTGCGGCCTGGCCCGGTTCGCTCACCTTCAGGGGCAGGGCGTCGAGGCCGATCTCCTCGTCGCGGGCGAGGATGACGCCGCGCTCGATGACGTTTTCCAGCTCCCGCACGTTGCCGGGCCAGTGGTAGCGGCGCATGGCCCGGAGCGCCTCTTGGGAGATGCCCCGCACCCGGTGCCCGGTCTTGGCGGCACTCTTGACCAGAAAGTGTTCGGCCAGGGGCTCGAGGTCCTCGGGGCGCTCCCGCAGGGGCGGCAGATCGAGGGCGATGACGTTGAGGCGGTAGTAGAGATCCTCGCGGAAGTTGCCCTCGGCGACCTCCTTCTCGAGGTCCTTGTTGGTGGCGGCGACGAAGCGCACGTCGACGTTGCGGGGACGGGTGGCGCCGACGGGGATGAACTCCCCTTCCTGCAGCACCCGCAGCAGTTTGGCCTGCAGGGCGGCGCTGACGTCCCCGACCTCGTCGAGAAAGAGGGTGCCGCCGTCGGCCTCGTCGAGCAGCCCCTTCTGCGCCTGGACCGCCCCGGTGAAGGCGCCCTTGACGTGGCCGAAGAGCTGGCTCTCGAGCAGGGTCTCGGAAAGGGCGGCGCAGTTGATGGCGACGAAGCGGTTCTGCGCCCGCGGGCTGTGGTAGTGGACCGCCGCGGCGATCAGCTCCTTGCCTGTGCCGCTCTCGCCCAGGACCAAGACGCTCGAGTGGCTCTCGGCCACCCGCAGGGCCAGCTGGTAGACCTCGCCGAAGCGGCGGCTGACGAAGACCGGCGCGTTGGGGAGCTGGCGGTCCTGCAGCTCCTTCTTGAGCTGCAGGTTCTCCTCGCGCAGCTGCTTCTGCTCCAGGGCGTTGCGTACCAGGGCCGAGAGCTTCTCCTGGGGGAAGGGCTTGGTCATGTAGTCGTAGGCCCCCAGCTTCATCGCCTCGACCGCCGACTCGATGGTGCCGTGGCCGGTCATCATGATCACCGGCATCTCCGGCAGCGCCTTCTTGACCCGGTTCAGGACCTCGATCCCCTCCATCTCCGGCATCTTGATGTCGAGCAGCAGCAGGTCCCCGGGGGGATCGGCCTCCTTGATGACCCGCAGCATCTCCAGCGGGCTGGCGTAGGCCGCTACCCCGTAGCCCCAGCCGCCGAGCATCTTGGTGAGGTAGCGGCGCATCCCCTCCTCGTCGTCGCAGATGATAATTCTGTGTCCCATGTGTGTTCCTCTTGTAAAGTCCGGTGTCCCGTTATTCTAATCGGAAACACCCCTTGAATAATAGCAGTTTACCTGAAACCTATAAAAGCTGTCTCACGCCCGTTCGCTTCCGCTCTCTCAAGACGCAAAGACGCAAAGGAAAAGCAGGTTCAAATGCTTCTATTGGGGTTAAAAGCCTTCCCCTGGTCGCCGGGGGGGGGGCGAGTCCCCGCGACTTTTCGACATTAACAGCAAAACCAGGGAAAGGCGGCCTCACGCCCGTTTGCTGCGCTCTCTCAAGACGCCAAGGCGCAAAGAACTTCTTGACCCCGTCTCACGCCCGCTCGCTGCGCTCGCTCATGGCCGCAAAGGTAGCTAAGGAAAAGCAGGTCCAAAGCTTCCTTTTGGGTTAAAAGCCTTCCCCCGTTCGCCGCCGCCGAAGCGGAGTGGATGAATCCGGGAAAACGCGGGCGAATGTCCGAAGCCGCAAGGCAAGTTTTCGCCCGCGCCGGATTCATCTGCGCAGCGGAGGGGACCCGCTGTCGCCTTCGGCGATGGCGGGCAAGGCGTCCGGGGCGCCCTTGGGTCCAGGGGGTTGGGCGGTCAACCCCCTGGTCGCCTGCGGGGGCGAGTCCCCGCGGTCTTCTTCATGTTCACCCCAAAAAGCCAAATCGGTCTCACGCCCGTTCGCTTTGCTATCTCAAGACGCAAAGGCGCAAAGAAATTCTTGAAACCCGGCTCACGCCCGCTCGCTGCTCTCGCTCATGGTCGCAACGGTCGCTAAGGAAAAACAGGTCCAAATGCTTCTATTGGGGTTTAAAGCCTTCCCCTGGTCGCCGGGAGGGGGGAGGCCCCGCGTTTTGGGTCGTCATTCCGTCGAAAAGTCCCCTCAAAACCGATGAAATACCGACGGTCCTGAACCTTCCGGACCGGTCCGCGGTTCGGCAACCTCCCCCCGACGGGTCAAAAGTACCCACTCACCGGAAAAAAGTATCCACTCCTCGGAAGAAAATACCCCCTTTCGGTGGCCCGAAGCGCCCTGTTCCCTTCGGCCCCAAAACGGCATTTTGCCAATCTCGCCTTTGATAACCGCCAGTTGCGGAAACGCGTATANCGTATACCCCTTGGCATATCCCTTGCCAAGGGTCAATGCATCGTTTGCGCCATGACCCCCGCGGTCAAAATCCATATACAGGAGATGAGTAGATGGGAGTTTCACGAAGAGATTTTCTCAAGGGGGGCGGGGTAGCCGCCGCCGGTCTGGCCCTGTCGGGCAAGCCGGCCGGGGCCGCCGACACGGTTCCCGGTCTGAGGACCAAGGGCCTGAAGACGTCGACCACGATCTGCCCCTACTGCGCCGTCGGCTGCGGGCTGATCGTGCACACCAAGGACGGCAAAATCGTCAATATCGAGGGCGACCCCGAGCATCCGATCAACCAGGGCTCCCTCTGCTCCAAGGGGAACGCCCTGTTCCAGGTGGCCAACAACGAGCGGCGCCTGACCAAGGTGCAGTACCGTGCGCCCGGCAGCGCCAAGTGGGAAGAGAAGTCGTGGGACTGGGCGATGGAGCGGATCGCCAAGCTGATGAAGGAAACCCGCGACCGCAACTTCGTCAAGACCGAAAAGATCGACGGCAAGGAGTACACCGTCAATCGCAACGACGGCATGGCCATGATCGGCGCCGCGGCGCTGGACAACGAGGAGTGCTACCTGCTCGGCAAGTTCGGCCGGGCCATGGGGGTCGGCTACATCGAACACCAGGCGCGAATCTGACACAGCGCTACCGTCGCCGGTCTGGCGGCTTCCTTCGGTCGTGGAGCAATGACCAACCACTGGATCGATATCCAGCATTCCGATGTCATCCTGTGCATCGGTTCGAACCCCGCAGAGAACCACCCGATTTCCTTCAAGTACGTGGAAAAAGCGATGGACGGCGGCGCCAAGCTGATCTCCGTCGATCCGCGCTACACCCGGACCTCGTCCAAGTCGGACACCTACGCCCAGCTGCGTCCGGGTACCGATATCGCCTTCATGGGCGGCTTGATCAATTACGTCCTGAACAACGACCTGATTCACAAGGATTACGTGGTCAACTACACCAACGCCGCCTTCCTGGTCAGTGACGACTTCAAGTTCGACGACGGCCTCTTTTCCGGCTACGACTCCGAAAGCTTCCGCTACGACAAGGAGACCTGGGCCTACCAGATGGGCAAGGACGGCAACCCCCTGCGCGACGACAGCCTGCAGCATCCGCGCTCCGTCTACCAGTTGCTGAAGAAGCACTACGCCCGCTACACCCCGGAGAAGGTCTGCGAGATCACCGGGACCGCGGTTCAGGACTACATGGAAGTGGCCCGCACCTTCTGCTCTACCGGCAAGGCGGGCAAGGTGGCGACCATCATGTACGCCATGGGGACCACCCAGCACACCCACGGCACCCAGAACGTTCGCTCCTACGCCATGCTGCAGCTGCTGCTCGGCAACGTCGGCCTCGCCGGCGGCGGGATCAACGCCCTGCGCGGCGAATCGAACGTCCAGGGATCGACCGATTACGCGATCCTCTACCACATTCTCCCCTGCTACCTCAAGGTTCCGACCTACGACAACGCTTCCCTTTCGGCCTACAACGAGAAGTGGACCCCTAAGACCAACGACAAGCAGAGCGCCAACTGGTGGAGCAACACACCCAAGTACATGGCCAGCCTGCTCAAGGCGTACTGGGGCGACGCGGCGACCGCCAAGAACGATTTCTGCTACGACTACCTTCCGAAGCGCAGCGGCAACTACTCCTACATCAAATTGATGGAACGTCTCCAGGACGGCGGATTCGAAGGGATGGTCTTCATGGGGACCAACCCGATCGTCGGCGGCCCCGATGCCGGCGCCATCGCCAAGGGGATGGACAACCTCAAGTGGCTGGTCGCAGCCGACCTGTGGGAGACCGAAAGCTCTGTGTTCTGGAAGCGCCCCGGCGTGGACCCGAAGACGATCGACACTGAGGTCTTCCTGCTGCCGGCAGCCTCCTCGGTGGAGAAGGAGGGTTCGATTTCCAACTCCGGCCGCTGGGCCCAGTGGCGCTACAAGGCTGTCAACCCTCCCGGCCACGCCGAGAGCGACGCCTATATGCTCGACCAGTGGGTCAAGAAGCTGAAGGAACTGTACGAAAAAGACGGCGTCTTCCCCGGCCCGATCACCGATCTGGCCTGGGATTACGGCGACGGCCACGAGCCGGACATCGACCTGGTCGCCCGCGAGTGCAACGGCCGCTTTACCCGCGACGCCGTGGTCAAGGGCAAGTCCTTCAAGAAGGGCCAGCAGGTGCCGAGCTTCGCCTACCTGCAGGCCGACGGTTCGACCACCAGCGGCAACTGGCTCTACTGCAACTCGTACACGGAAGCAGGCAACATGATGAAGCGCCGCGGCCAGGACGACCCGACCGGCATGGGCTTCTACCACGAGTGGGCCTGGTGCTGGCCGGTCAACCGCCGCGTCCTCTACAACCGCGCCTCGGTCGATCTGAACGGCAAGCCGTGGAACCCGGAGAAGCCTGTCATCAGCTGGAACAAGCTGACCCGCAAGTGGGAGGGCGACGTCCCCGACGGCGGCTGGGCGCCGATGAGCGAGGACGGCACCAAGAATCCCTTCATCATGATCGCAGAGGGTTACGGCCGTCTGTTCGCTGCCGGTCTGGCCGACGGGCCGTTCCCCGAGCACTACGAGCCGATGGAGAGCCCGGTCGTCAACGAGATGTCGTCCCAGCAGAGCAACCCCGCGGTGGCGACCCCCGGCAAGATCGACAACAGCGGCAAGTACCCCTACATCGGCACCACCTACCGGGTCTCCGAGCACTGGCAGGCGGGCGCCATGACACGCAACCTGCCCTGGCTGGTGGAGCTGGTCCCCGACATGTTCATCGAGATCAGCGAGCAGCTCGCCAAGTGGAAAGGCCTGAAGAACGGCGACATGGTCACCATCAGCTCCGAGCGCGGCTCCATCGAGGCGCGGACCCTGGTCACGGCCCGCATCAAGCCGCTGCGTGTCTCCGGCAAGATGGTCGAGCAGGTCGGCCTGCCCTGGCACTTCGGCTTCAACGGACTGGCCACTGGCGGCAGCGCCAACATGCTGACCACGGCCACCGGCGACGCCAACACCACCATCCCTGAATATAAAGCGTTCCTCTGCAATATCGAGAAAGGAGGGATCACGTCATGAGCAAACGGAACAACGCCTTCCTGATCGATATGACCAAGTGCACCGGCTGCCGCGGCTGTCAGGTGGCCTGCAAACAGTGGAACCAGCTGGAGGCGGAGAAGACCGAGTTCTTCAGCGGCGAAGGCTACCAGAACCCGCCGGCGATGTCGGAATACACCTACACCCGGATCAAGTTCCGCGACTACGAGAAGAACGGCCAGAACGAGTTCGCCTTCTACAAAGAGATGTGCATGCACTGCAACGACCCGGCCTGCGCCTCGGTCTGCCCGGTGGGCGCCTTCCAGAAGACGGACGAGGGCCCGGTGGTTTACAAGGCCGACCGCTGCATCGGCTGCCGCTTCTGCATGATCGCCTGCCCCTTCGGCATCCCCAAGTACGAATGGAGCAAGGGGCTGCCGCTGGTGAAGAAGTGCACCGGCTGCTACAGCCGGGTCAAGGAGGGGTTGCAGCCGGCCTGCGCCACCACCTGCCCGACCGCGATCACTTACGGCCCCCGCGAGGAGATGATCAAGGAGGCCGAGCGGCGCCTGCGGCAGCACCCGGACAAGTACATCCGCAAGGTCTACGGCAAGGAGGAAGCGGGGGGGACGACCGTCATCTACCTGACCAATCTCCCCTTCGACGAGCTCGGCTTCAAGCCGGTCACCCTGCGCCCGCTGCCCGGCTACACCTGGCAGGCGCTGCGTTTCGTCCCGGCGGCGTTCCTTACGGTCGGCGGCGGACTGTCGGCCATTTCCTGGTTCACCCATCGCAAGGACCGCCTGAAGAAAGAACGCGAAGAGATGGCGGCCGAGGCCGGCGAGCCGAAGGAGGAGAAGTAAATGACTGCCGCAAGACGTGTTGTCAATGAAATCAAGGGCTACCACCGCTTCGTCAAGTTCCTGATCCTGCTGGTCGTTGTCGCCGCGCTGGCCTCCCTGGCCCGCTTCGCCTTCGGCCTGGGCGCCACCACCAACATGAACGACACCTACCCCTGGGGGCTGTGGATATCCTTCGACGTGGTGACGGCCGTGCCCCTGGCGGCCGGCGCCTTCACCCTCGGCGCGATCGTCCACTGCTTCGGCATAAAAAAGCTCGAACCGCTGGTCCGGCCGGCCATCGTCACCGGCTTCCTCGGCTACTCGCTGGTCTGCGTCGGCCTGGTCCTCGACCTCGGCCAGCCCCACAAGGGGTGGCACGTGCTGCGCTACTGGAACCTGCACTCGCCGATGTTCGAGGTCGCCATGTGCGTCATGGCCTACACCACCGTGCTCTTCCTCGAGTTCCTCTCGCCGGTGGCGGAAAAGTTGGGCTGGCACGTCCCCCTGCGGGTCCTGCGCTGGCTCGAGATGCCCCTGGTGATCCTGGCCGCGGCCATCTCCACCCTGCACCAGTCGTCGCTCGGCACCTTCTTCCTGATCGCCGTCGACAAGCTCCACTCCCTCTGGTACAACCCGCTGCTGCCGCTCCTTTTCTGGGTCAGCGCCATCAGCACCGGCATGTGCATCATCATCATCGAGGCGACCGCCTGCCACAAGTGGATGGGGCAGCCCAACGAGGGGGTCCTGCTGCGCACCCTGGCCAAGATCCTCCCCTGGCCCCTCGGCCTCTACCTCGCCCTGCGGGCCTACAGCCTGCTCGCCCTCTCCGAGGGGCCCTTCTTCGACCAGCCGGTGCTGACCCTTCTCTTCATCCTGGAGCTGGGCGTCGGCTTCGTCCTGCCCTTCGTCATGTTCACCCAGAAGTCGGTGCGCAACGACGACCGGCGCCGGACCATCGCCGCCTCCCTGGTGATCTTCGGCCTGGTGCTCAACCGCTTCAACGTGTCGATGTTCGGGATGATGGACCCCAACCAGATCTACTACCCCTCCCTGATCGAGTCGCTGGTCACGATCGGCATCATCGCGGCGCACATCCTCTTCTTCGTGCTGATCGCCAAGTACTTCCCGATCTTCGAGCACCACCCGGAGACCGTCGACTACTCCCTGCCGGACCGCCTGCGCAAGATCGAGGGCAAGCCGGCCGCCGAAGCCTGACCTGCCGCCTGCCCCCCGCCCTCCGGGCGGGGGACAGGCCCCCGGGATTGTTCATGATGAAGTCCACCTATCGATACGAAAAGGGGAGACTGGTGCCGCGCTCCTGCGGCGTGGTCGAGGAGTTCCCCGTACGGCTGAAGATCAACGGAAAGCCGCTGGCGACCCTGGTCGCCTCGCCCCACCGCCTCAACTTCCTGATCGCAGGTTTCCTGCGCCTGCAGGGGTTCGTCGACTCCCTCGACGACGTCCTCACCCTGGGGGTGTGCGCCGACTTCGGCTACGCCGATGTCCGGCTGAAGACGGAGGTGCCGGAGAACCTGGCGCCGACGTTGACCTCGGGCTGCGGCACCGGCATCAGCTTCAATCTCGATCTGGAGAAAGTCGCGCCCTGCCGGGACGCCGGCAGCTTCAGCGCCGACGAGGTCTTCGCCCTGATGCGCGAACTGGGGGAGCGGACCGAGCGCTACCGCAGCCACGGCGGCATCCACTCGGCGGCCGTCGGCGATCGTGACGGCCTGCTGCTCTACGCCGAGGACATCGGCCGCCACAACACCCTCGACCGCATCGCCGGCGAGGCCCTGTTCAAGGGGATCGACCTGCGCGGCCGAATGCTGGTGACCTCGGGAAGGGTTTCGACCGAGATGGTCGCCAAGGCGGCCCGGCTCGGGGTCGCCCTGATCGCCTCGCGCACCTCGCCGACCGACCGCGCCATCGAGCTGGCCGAGCAGGCCGGCATCTGCCTGCTCGGCTACGTGCGGGGCCAGAATCTCAACATCTACTCCCACCCCGAGCGCCTCGCCCTGCCAGCACCGCAGCACAAGATCGCCGGGGTCACCGGGGTGATCCTTGCCGGCGGCGAGAGCAGCCGCATGGGTAGCGACAAATCGCTGCTGCCGATCTACGGAGCGCGTTTCATCGACCACGTCTACCGCACCCTCGACGCCCTGTTCGAGGAGGTGATCATTGTCACCAACAGTCCTGACCTCTACTCCGGGATCGACTGCCGCAAGGTGCCCGACATCTACTACGCTCAGGGCTCGCTGGCCGGCATACACTCGGGGCTCTGCCACGCGCGCAGCGACAAGGTTTTCGTCGCCGCCTGCGACATGCCCTTTCTCAACCCCGAGGTGGTCCGTTCCCTGTGCGAGCGGGCCGGCCATGACGACGTGGTCATCCCGGTGCACGGAGAGGGCGCAGAGCCGCTGCACGCCCTCTACAGCAAGGCCTGCATCGCGCCGATGAAAGAGGCGCTCGACCTCGGGAAGAAGCGGATCATAAGCTTCTTCCCGCAGGTAACGGTCGACGAAGTCGATACCGCGCAGTGGCGGGCCCTCGATCCGGAGGGGCTGTCGCTGCAAAACATCAACACCCCGGAGGAGTACTACCGCCTGCGCGACACGCTGATCCCGACCGCGCCACGGCAGGTCTGCAGCCAGGAGGGCTGAGACTCCGGCAACAACTGAATTCGTTCTCCGAACCGCGCGACCTAAAGGTCAACTCCCAGGGACGCGCGGTCGATGGGTCTCGCTGGAAACGGCTCGGCCTCCCGCTTGGAAAGGAGAGCCCTTGAACAACCGCGGCAGAGTTGTGTCGTGGCGAGGGGCCTTTCCATGCGGAAAGGCCCTTTGTCGTTTCAACAACACGCAGAAGCGAAAGGAACAACCGATGCGACCGTACCGCCTGCTGCTCACCACCCTTGCCCTGCTGTTGCTCGCCCAACCGGCCTTGGCCACCGAGCACCTGCGCCTCGCCACCACCACCTCCACCGACAACTCCGGGCTGCTGAGCGCCCTGCTCCCCCCCTTCGAGCAGGCCAACGACTGCAAGGTCGACGTGATCGCCGTCGGCACCGGCAAGGCGCTCAAGCTTGGAATGGCCGGCGATGTCGACGTGATCCTGGTCCACGCCCGCGCCCGCGAGGACAAGTTCGTCGCCGAGGGCTTCGGTATCGACCGCCGCGACGTGATGTTCAACGACTTCGTGATTCTCGGACCGAAAAACGACCCGGCCGGCATCAAGGGGCTCAAGGATGCCGCCAAGGCGCTGGAGAAGATCGCAGCAGCCGAGGCGACCTTCGTCTCGCGCGGCGACGACTCGGGCACCCACACCAAGGAGCGGGGTCTCTGGAAAGGCGCACGTATCGAACCCGCGGGAGACTGGTACCTCGAGGCGGGACGCGGCATGGGGAATGTGATCACCATGGCCGACGAGCGCCAGGGGTACACCCTCTCGGACCGCGGCACCTACATCGCCATGAGCGGCAAGGTCGATCTGGAGGTGGTCGTCGAAGGGGACAAGGTGCTCTTCAACCCCTACGGGGTGATCCCGGTCGATCCCCAAAAGCACCCGCACGTCAAGCATGCCCTGGCGCAGAAATTTGCGGAATACCTGACCTCGGAGCAGGGGCAAAAGCTGATCGCAGGTTTTCGCAGACACGACCAGCAGCTCTTCTTCACCTATTGATCGGAGCCATCGG comes from Desulfuromonas sp. and encodes:
- a CDS encoding cache domain-containing protein — encoded protein: MTFLRLPPLSIRGKLTLAAVVPLASILLLVAFGAYHLINGWIVDEAQNKVRTDLGAARALLQNEEARVADIVRLTANVPDLAVHLAFGELDHLGEELDAVRRREGLDLLVLVDAAGRALLPASAGAPLAPPAFVGRVLAGEHYAGAALLGPPQLALGGEELVRRAAIHAPARAGGSPAVLEERGLLLVGASPVAGPDGRVAGCLYGGILLNGNLPLVDRIEEIVYGPTSLANTGPGTGTGSATIFLGDLRAATTIRLSGGERAIGTRVSAEVARAVLERRETWIDRARVVDRWYLTAYEPILDASGAAIGALYVGLLEEPFNALKTRSALTLLGLLLLGCGLGYLLARVISKALCRPVLKLNAMALQVAAGKRDLEIEATTRDEIGHLTGTFNRMATALKERENDLNRLNRELEGEVAVRTRQLEEKSLELIAAQQELLRSEKLAAIGSLAAGVAHEINNPAAIIRGNVEILQMELPPGASGREEADEILKQTERISLITQNMLTFAREQSFRFDTVELNGLLAEILSQVSHQVELGRVEVIEELDLELPPISSDGPRLRQVLTNIVVNGLQAMDGEGRLTVRSRFDEREVVLAVADTGPGMDAATREKIFNPFFTTKDEGTGLGLSVSYGIVQALGGRIAVESSPGEGATFTVRIPRQPPGSGGE
- the fdnG gene encoding formate dehydrogenase-N subunit alpha codes for the protein MGVSRRDFLKGGGVAAAGLALSGKPAGAADTVPGLRTKGLKTSTTICPYCAVGCGLIVHTKDGKIVNIEGDPEHPINQGSLCSKGNALFQVANNERRLTKVQYRAPGSAKWEEKSWDWAMERIAKLMKETRDRNFVKTEKIDGKEYTVNRNDGMAMIGAAALDNEECYLLGKFGRAMGVGYIEHQARIUHSATVAGLAASFGRGAMTNHWIDIQHSDVILCIGSNPAENHPISFKYVEKAMDGGAKLISVDPRYTRTSSKSDTYAQLRPGTDIAFMGGLINYVLNNDLIHKDYVVNYTNAAFLVSDDFKFDDGLFSGYDSESFRYDKETWAYQMGKDGNPLRDDSLQHPRSVYQLLKKHYARYTPEKVCEITGTAVQDYMEVARTFCSTGKAGKVATIMYAMGTTQHTHGTQNVRSYAMLQLLLGNVGLAGGGINALRGESNVQGSTDYAILYHILPCYLKVPTYDNASLSAYNEKWTPKTNDKQSANWWSNTPKYMASLLKAYWGDAATAKNDFCYDYLPKRSGNYSYIKLMERLQDGGFEGMVFMGTNPIVGGPDAGAIAKGMDNLKWLVAADLWETESSVFWKRPGVDPKTIDTEVFLLPAASSVEKEGSISNSGRWAQWRYKAVNPPGHAESDAYMLDQWVKKLKELYEKDGVFPGPITDLAWDYGDGHEPDIDLVARECNGRFTRDAVVKGKSFKKGQQVPSFAYLQADGSTTSGNWLYCNSYTEAGNMMKRRGQDDPTGMGFYHEWAWCWPVNRRVLYNRASVDLNGKPWNPEKPVISWNKLTRKWEGDVPDGGWAPMSEDGTKNPFIMIAEGYGRLFAAGLADGPFPEHYEPMESPVVNEMSSQQSNPAVATPGKIDNSGKYPYIGTTYRVSEHWQAGAMTRNLPWLVELVPDMFIEISEQLAKWKGLKNGDMVTISSERGSIEARTLVTARIKPLRVSGKMVEQVGLPWHFGFNGLATGGSANMLTTATGDANTTIPEYKAFLCNIEKGGITS
- a CDS encoding sigma-54 dependent transcriptional regulator, with protein sequence MGHRIIICDDEEGMRRYLTKMLGGWGYGVAAYASPLEMLRVIKEADPPGDLLLLDIKMPEMEGIEVLNRVKKALPEMPVIMMTGHGTIESAVEAMKLGAYDYMTKPFPQEKLSALVRNALEQKQLREENLQLKKELQDRQLPNAPVFVSRRFGEVYQLALRVAESHSSVLVLGESGTGKELIAAAVHYHSPRAQNRFVAINCAALSETLLESQLFGHVKGAFTGAVQAQKGLLDEADGGTLFLDEVGDVSAALQAKLLRVLQEGEFIPVGATRPRNVDVRFVAATNKDLEKEVAEGNFREDLYYRLNVIALDLPPLRERPEDLEPLAEHFLVKSAAKTGHRVRGISQEALRAMRRYHWPGNVRELENVIERGVILARDEEIGLDALPLKVSEPGQAAGTESGPVMSLRAAERIQVIRGLRQTRWHKSRTAELLGITRKTLDRKIKEFGLRPDDGEPAE
- a CDS encoding 4Fe-4S dicluster domain-containing protein, yielding MSKRNNAFLIDMTKCTGCRGCQVACKQWNQLEAEKTEFFSGEGYQNPPAMSEYTYTRIKFRDYEKNGQNEFAFYKEMCMHCNDPACASVCPVGAFQKTDEGPVVYKADRCIGCRFCMIACPFGIPKYEWSKGLPLVKKCTGCYSRVKEGLQPACATTCPTAITYGPREEMIKEAERRLRQHPDKYIRKVYGKEEAGGTTVIYLTNLPFDELGFKPVTLRPLPGYTWQALRFVPAAFLTVGGGLSAISWFTHRKDRLKKEREEMAAEAGEPKEEK
- the nrfD gene encoding NrfD/PsrC family molybdoenzyme membrane anchor subunit; its protein translation is MTAARRVVNEIKGYHRFVKFLILLVVVAALASLARFAFGLGATTNMNDTYPWGLWISFDVVTAVPLAAGAFTLGAIVHCFGIKKLEPLVRPAIVTGFLGYSLVCVGLVLDLGQPHKGWHVLRYWNLHSPMFEVAMCVMAYTTVLFLEFLSPVAEKLGWHVPLRVLRWLEMPLVILAAAISTLHQSSLGTFFLIAVDKLHSLWYNPLLPLLFWVSAISTGMCIIIIEATACHKWMGQPNEGVLLRTLAKILPWPLGLYLALRAYSLLALSEGPFFDQPVLTLLFILELGVGFVLPFVMFTQKSVRNDDRRRTIAASLVIFGLVLNRFNVSMFGMMDPNQIYYPSLIESLVTIGIIAAHILFFVLIAKYFPIFEHHPETVDYSLPDRLRKIEGKPAAEA